CACATTTCCCAAGTGAAGCAGGATCTGGATGCACACTCCAGGTTGCCTGGACAACCTCCCTCACCCCATCACCCAACCTTCCCCTCTGAGGTCAAGAGTGCCTGCAGGGCGAGGCATGGCGTTCCCTCCCTCGCATGCATCTGGACGTAGGAGTGAAGGCACCAAAGCTCAGGGCCTCTTATTGAACAGGACGCGCAAGACACAGCTTATGCTAAAACTTCTGGAGTTTAATGCTATTGATGACACTTTGCTGTGAGTGTATGACGCTTGTTCAATATAAAAGGTAACAAAGCAGGTGAGGTAAATGCTTTTCTGAACATCCGTCAGGAGTACCTTCCAGAGGCTGGATGCACGGTGGCTCTGTCTGCAGACTGGCCGTGCAGCAGGCGCCTGGGTCACTCATGCCAGCGTTCACCACCTGTGCCGGCTCGTCCTGGGCACACGGAATCCTGCCAGGTCCCATGGCCAGTATGCTGAAGCCAGCGTCAGCTGGATTAAGTCCCAGGTTTCGAAgctaaacagaaaagaagcatTTGATTAAAGTAagtttttcctctctgaaacaGATCAGACCTAGACCAGATAAGGGATCACAGCAAGTGACTACTGGAGGCCAATGCGAACATGCGTCTCTATGCCTTTAACAGGTACAGCCAGCACAGCAGCGGCAGGCTTCCAGGAGCCCGCAACCCTGAGGGGCTGAACACACGGGAGCCCACGGGAGTAAGGATGACACCAGTAGGGGGGAGCCCAGTCACGACCATGGCGAGCCAGCGGGAAGGAGGCCTTGGGGACGGGCCCAGAAACTGGTTTCCCCAAAGGAAGCAATAACAAAGACCCACCCAAGAGCTTTTGCTTAAAGCATTCCCCTGCATGTCACAAAGTCTAAATCTACTTCcatggagcttccctggtggtgcagtggttaagaatccgcctgccaatgcaggtaacacgggttcaagcccgggtctgggaagatcccacatgcctcggagcaactaagcccgtgcgccacaactaccgagcctgcgcaccacaactactgaagcccgcgcgcctagagcctgtgctccgcaacaagagaagccaccacaatgagaagcccgtgcacctcaaggaagagtagcccccgctcaacgcaactagagaaagcctgcgtgcagcaacaaagacccaacgcagccaaaaataataaaataaataaattaaaaaatacatatattaaaaaaaaaaaaattagtgatttGAGTCCAGTTCCTCACGTAAGAGCTTATACACACATTCGTGGCATTGGGAAAAGTCCAGTACCTCACAAACGTAAGATGGTGTCTTAACATCTGGGAACCATGGATGCAAAAATTAGCCAGAGACCATTAGAACCAGAACAAATGAAGACGGTGGTTCTAGCCGGGTGGGATCCtgcagtctctggagacaggcagGGACAGCTTTAACTCCAACGACTCGAGAACCCTGATGCGCTGGGACCCGGGATGCTAAACACAGCACAACCCCACAAAGAATACCAGATATCCCTGAGTTTTACTCCACGTGCAAAAAGAGTCCCGAGATGCAGTTTTCCATTAGTCAGTAGAAATAACCAAGGACTCTGATTCCCAGAATAATCAGTCTGGTAGGTAACCAAGCTACACATTTAAAACAGCCCGTATCAGAGTTAATAAAAGTAGACAAGGGACctccccagcagtccagtggttgggactccgccttccaatgcagggggcacaggttcgatccctggtcggggaactaagatcccacatgctgcgtggtgcagccaaaaattaaaaaaaaaaaaaaagtagacaggACACTCTCTCACAATCCTCTTGGTTCTCTAGACCTGTGATGAAACGAACCCAAATTCGAATCTGACACTgaggaaaacataaaagaaactgCGCATCTGAATGTCCTGTGGCTGCTCTACTGAAGGGACCGCAGCCTGGCCGGCAGGGCCACAGCTGTGCTCACACAGGTCGTTGGTGACAACACTAGCTTCTCGTGTCAAAGAGCCAGACGCCCCACGGGGTCAACACCTGGGCTGTCACCTCCGGGCCTTGTTCCTTCTGCGTCTGTCTTCTCCCCAGGCTCACTCACTGCCgatcccagggcccagcacatggATGTTATATAATTAATTAGTAGAGAGGTTACTTGTTCTAGGCAGTCAAGAAAATATGcagtttaagaaaatatattttatatttcaaacttATTAGCAAGCCTTTTCCTATGTTAGAGGAAGCTCTGTAAATGAGGGCCTATGAAAAATGGTGATACTAAGGTCTTTTCTGGAACTTACCTAAACTTTAGAACTAGGTTAGTTCAGGATAGTTTAAAAGCTACATTTTTAGTGCATTACAGACTTCTCTCAAATTACACCACAGCaagttttctctattttaaaaccAATGCATAAGACCCTATATTCATCCCTGTTGAATGTCATCTACTTGGATCCCAGGCTGTCAAGATCTGCTTGGATTCTAATTTTGCCCCTGAACCTCGCCATCCCAGCTCCGTGGCGCCCTTCCTCAGCCAGCCAGGGGGATGGTCACCTCCCCTGGCACAGAGGGTCCAGTGGGCCTCCAGCAAGAGAGGCGGCAGAAGAAAATGAACAGGCTAAAAGCAGCAGAGGAGGTGAAGCAGCGAGGGAAAGAAAAATCAGGACGAGCAGGGAGGCGAGGACACATTTCCAGGACGGGGTGACAGGGAGCCAACAACTACCATCCCAGGGGATGTTAGTAAGCAATTCTGTCAAATACATGCTGGGATatgtatgtgatttttttcccccttggccacaccgtgcggcatgtgggatcttagttccctgaccagggatcgaacccacgctcctggaattggaagtgcggagtcttgaccactggaccgccagggaagtcccagtacagtatgtgattttaaaagaaatcttcaaACCGTGTTAAGTTACAAAAGCGAAGCCCAGGAGAATATTTTTACTATGattcttttaatcatttttttgaaaatataatgctTTCCTTAACAGTTTCTTATGGGGAGAGAGACCCCCCTGGTTGCAGAGTTTCCATTCATACTTTTTATTTGGGGCAATTCTTCCATGCACACTTATTACTTTAAAGTCTGTTCCAAACACTTCTGCCCCAGCTACAGGACGCTGAGGAGCCTGGGGAAGCTTGGCTAAGATCACGTGGGACATGACACCTCCATCAACCCAACAAAACTCAAAGAGCACTGGGAAGCATGTGCGGTTTGGGGATCTTgaacatttaaatttgtttttccaaaGATGCCCGACTCTAATCCATCCGATACTCGGTCACTCACCTGCCACACACTCACTTTGTAAACAAGAAAGTCAGACGCAAATGATCAGTCCAGCATCTACCTCCAGTATAAGGACCATCAGTCCGCCAACAGGTAAAATTTAACAGCTTACACAAGACCTTACAAAAAGCTTCATACAGATGTAGAACAACAATTCTAGGACACAGTAAGTCCACTGTTGTGCGTCTTAGAATCTGAAAagtggcagaaatagagacacagatgtagagaacaaacgtatggacaccaaggggggaaagcggggggtggggtgggatgaattgggagactgggattgacatatatacgctgacatgtataaaatagataactattaagaacctgctgcataataaagaaagaaagaaaagaaaaagaatccgaAAAGCGAGGCAGCAACATAAACCAAGCATGTTCTGGGCGGACATGTCCTCCCCCCAGAGCCCTGCCAGCACACTCCGATGCTCAACGTCTTCAGTTCAAGCTCAGCCCCCACGTGAAAAAGGCTTTGAACATCAACCTAACTATGAATAACGACTAACCTCTAGAAGACTGGTTCTCAGCTTCGTCTGGGAGGCAACGCCACAGTGCAGAGACTCGGATTCCCGCCCGAGGTGGCCCCGCCGGGTGCTGTGAAGTCCCAGCCACACCGAGAGGCGCTAATCAAGACCAGAGACTGCCGGGCTCCTGAAACTTACACGGGTTCCCTTGGCCAAGTCCACGTCTGTTAAGAGCATCACCTCTGAGCTCCAAGATCAGACCCTGAGGGACCAGTCTGTATGCCTCTGTGGGGGAGCTGTGCCACGTTTCAAAACTCTCACACACCAGCAGCTGCTTCCTGACGCAGCCGGGAGAGAATGCCTGGAGCTCTGAACAGAAATTCTCTGCCACCAAACGGTCCAGCCAGTCCTCTTGTGAATCAAGGCATACCCAGTTCTTAGCCCTTTAGTTTTTTGCCGTTCTCGGATATCACAAACAGCAACCGCCTTCAAACTCaggtatctgatttttttttaagttcaaataGTACTTACGAGAAATGTTTCTGCAGCACCAGTCTGCCCCTCCAAACCAGGGTGACAggataaataaagcaaaataactcGCCACTGTCTGAAGCCCAAGTGGAGGGAACACCTTATCAGGACGCAAGAGACGTAACACGTGTGGCCTCTGCCCACTGCGTTCTGGAGAAGCTGACCATAGAGTAACGGTTCCTGCACATGTATTTGTTTCCCCACCGACCATTATAAAAGTATTGTTTTTCCTCTGGGGAAAATCATGTGGgacaaactaaatttaaaaacagaaaaaaaatattgttacaaTTAGATCACTTGTAAAGTATctagaattatttttctatagGTGGCACAGAAACCAAGATCTAGAGGAAAAAGTTTaaacgaggggcttccctggtggcgcagtggttgaaaatctgcctgccaatgcagggaacacaggtttgagccctggtctgggaagatcccacatgccgcagagcgacatggcccgtgagtcacaactactgagcctgcgcgtctggagcctgtgctccgcaacgagaggccgcgatagtgagaggcccgcgcactgcgatgaagagtggcccccacttgccgcaactggagagagcccttgcacagaaacaaagaccaaacgcagccaaaaataaataaattaattaaaaaaaaaacagtttaaacgAATAGAACTGATATTTTATAGTCACAAGTCTACATCCTCCACTTCCTAATATTGTACAAGTGGAGAACCGGTGTCCACTCTCTTAAAGGATTTTTGGTCTGGGGAGCGATCAGGTGGGGTGAAGGGCCCCAGGGGAGCAAGCTGGGGGCCTGGAAAAGCCCACGAACCGCGTCATCAGACAGTCCTCGTGATACCTGAACGGTCACCGACTATCCAAACATCTTATTAGGAAATCGCTTTCACTCCTTCACGGATCTGAGGGCCTGCTCGGCCCCGGGCAGTGGGTTCCTGGGCTCGCGGGCCGGAGGGAGAGCAGCGACCACACCACGGGATGGGGCGTcctcagggaagcccccagaccaCGGGCGCAGAGAGGAGGCCCCTCACCCTGAAGGTCAGGgccggcctggggtggggggcgtcGTCTGAGCAGAAACCAAAGACTAAGCAGCTGGTGGCTGGGAAAGAGGGGGCGAGGGGGGAGCGTGTTCTGCAAAGAGGCAGCAGCACGTGCCGAAGCTCACGGGCCAGCGTGGGGGCTACAGTGAAGGTGCTGGAGAACACGTGGGGGGGGGCAGCGAAAGGGGCTTCCCGGGGCCCCGCGGGTCCGGCCTCCTCACCCCGGGGCGACAGGGCCGCTCACCAAGGGACTTGAAGCGGACGGCTGTCCTCTGGGAAAACGCCTCTGCCCGGGTGCTGGGCAGGGACCCGGGGTAAGGCCGGAGGACGAAACCCAGGGACAGAGTCGGCGCAGTCCCCACCCAGGGAGGAGCGCGAAGCCCGGGACGGACACTCGGGCCCGAGGGCCGAGAAGCCCCCGCTGTCCGCGCACCGGGAGGCGACGTGTGGTCGGACCTTCGCCGTCCGCCCGCGTCCAAGTCTGAGCCCCGGGGATTTTCTAGCCCGCGAACGCCGGGCGGCCAGCACGCGCGGCACCCGCGCCCCCACCGCACCGGGCTGGGGTATGGGGTCGGCGGCGCCCTCCGGGACCCTCGGACGGCTGGGACGCGGCCGAATGACCGAGCGCGACCCGTCCCCGCGCGGATTCCGAATCTCACCTGGAAGGTCCTGAGAGAAGCGCACAAGCTGCTGGGCAGGCAGGCGCGGAGCCCCCAGCAGAGGCGCGCATGCGCACTGATTGAGGCGCGCATGCGCATTGATTGGCGCGCGCCGTGGGGTCTCGGGCCTCGTCGAGGGGCCTCTGTCCGCGCTCCCTCCGCCGGCCGCccagggtgggggcggggtgtcTGCGAAAAGTAGTCCCGGGTGTGGCTGCCGGTCCTCCCAGTCCCCCGAGCAGGAACGAGTCTGCGCTGCCCCGCCGGTGCCCAGGGAAGGTGAAGGGGTCCCGGGTTGACCTCCGGCAGGTGTGCGCGGGCAGGTGAAGGGGTCTCGGGCCGACTCCTGGCCGTGCCCAGGGCAGGTGCGCGCGGACAGACTAGGCACGGGCTGCCCTCAGCAAGTTCCCCGAGTGACGGGGTTCCAGGCGGGAGAAGCCCAGTTCCGGCGCCCTTCCCTCGAGCCCTCCATGTGCAGAGAAAGGGCAGAGGGGGAAGGTCTGGACAGTTGAGTTCAgggacatttttaaaattcaggcaCAGATGGGCCAAAAACACCGCATAAGGAGTCTCGGAACTACGTGTGATGTGTTTACATGCAAGGCGCTCCTAAACATCTTTCCTGGCTTTGCACGTAAACATTTCTGGACACTGCTGGGTCAGAACATCGGTGCGGAGAACTGAGAGATCGCAAAGCAGCAGGTGGGCCACCGAAGGCGCGACGGTCACCTGGGTGGCCGGTGGCTGCACATCTGTAGTGGCAGGTCTGGCACGGAAAGCACACCTGGTTCGCCCAGCGGTCATTGTTTCCAGAGGCACCTTTGAAGGTATTTTGCGCACAGGTGGCTCGGCTGCGTACAGGATGTTCGTCAGGGAAGGGGAGGCCTGAGCTGTTGGCGTTCCCACGCTCGGGGTAACCGATCTCCTCTGCGCTCCGCCTTGCTCCCCGGTAATTTTAAGAAATGAATGGGACACCGTGAATAACACAGTGACGGTGCAATTATTTGCACAACAGCTTCACAATCTAGCGGCCAAAAATatgttaaagaagaaaacagactgTTCACTTTCAAATTGAATCTCTTTCCAGTGTGAGCCGAGACCTCTGCAGACTGCAGGTTCCACGTCTGCAGCCTCATCAGCTAACAATATGGACTCTGACTGTGGGTAGTACTACATTTCCCAAATCTCTCTATTTTGTCAGTAATGCCTATGATCCCAAGCACCCTTCACCCCAAACATTATATAAATCCTTTAGTATTTGTAGTATTTCATCCCCTAAAtccccacccttctccccaccccacccctcctcccaccccagggctTTTGGaggtaaaaactaaaaatttacaacctagaagaaaGGAATTTTAGGAAAATTGTAGTTAAGCAAAATGACAGGATTGTTAATAAGTCAGGACCTCGCCCAGTGTCTTTATGTGTAAAGGAACTAAACGTCTGACTTGAAAAGGATTCTAATAATCTCACTGCTGGTAACTTGCCAAGTAAtcctgaaaaaaatctttaaatcctTTGTGATGATTTCCCATCTTCACAATAGAAATGATGAGCTCCCACAACTCAATAAGATCAACAaccaaatagaaaaatgggcaaaaacatatgaaaaaataatgcatagaaaagaaatatgactgattcttaaacatgaaaaataagatCCTAACTTCACTCATAAGCAAAAGGCAAATTCTAACTATCCTACAGTTATTCTTGCAGACCTTCATCCTACAAATAAAACTCTAAGGAAAATGAgttcatgttaaaaaataataataaataaataaaatttttaaaaaccactcaaGGAAACAAGTCACCACAACGAAGAACAAGGAGAACCAAGAGACAGATACTGTCACAGAGGTTGAGAAAATGAACTCATCACAGACTTTAAATTactatatttaatgtatttaaagagCTAAATGACAAACTTAAAAATACACGTGGGAAAGAAACTGTAAAGAATGACCAAGCAGAtctgaaaaagaaccaaatagacatTCTAGAAATGCAAAATGTAACAGTATAGTAAAGCCTTGGCGTAACATTCTAAGTGGGTCCAAAATATCTAATCATGTTGTTGTCAGTGAATAAAATGAGACTAGAGGAGGGAAGGTTGGGAATTCTGTCCGTCAGAATCCAGCCCGGTGACAGAAACCACACCAGCTGCTTGAACAGAGGGAACAGAATGTAAACAAGAGGTAAGGGAGAGCTGGAAGGGTAGGACCAGAACCCAGGTGGTGGTGGAGGGACAGGTGTAGGAAGGGCCATGCCCCCAGAGCTCGGGGTGAATGGGAAGAACGTGGAAGCATTGCACCTTAGAGGAAGGGTCTGTAGAGCTGGAACTCAGCCCCTGGGGGGAGGAGGTGGACGGTTGGGGCCAGAGTTTACAATCCTAGAGGAGGGGTCCCCAGAGGTTGGGATACAGACCTCGGAGGAGGAGGTGCGTTGAGGTTGGTTTTGCAAGTCTTGGAGAAACTGCAGCCTGGCTTCAGCCTCTTGGGCGGGAAGACTCTGCTCTGCCTGGTgaagaggtggggctggggcgATGCCGCCGGGATCAGAGCCCGCAGGCGCCCTCCAGCGCCCCTAGGCGGAGGCCGACTGAACATCTGCCAGCGTTTTTCAGAGCCTCAGCCCCAGCACCCACATGGCTGTTTATGGAAGGGGTAAGGAAGGGAGAGCTGAAAGACAGAAGACGATAACGGGCACAGAAAACGTGTCATATCTAAATCCAAGTTCTCGCGGGCTTTCCGATACGTGAAATTAAACCGTCCCTGAAGAACTTCCGTTTCCGGAAAGCAGCAGAGAACCAACAAGGCGGTGACTGACAACTGGGCCAACATCCGGGAAACAGAAGTGAGCAAGGTTAGGCGGGTATCAGGGATGCTTCTCCTGAGGGACGTTAGCCAGTTCCAGAGCAGGGCCGAGAGGGCAGCAGCACCTTTAACACCCTCGCAGCCCTGGGAGGACAAAGTTTGGAGTCTGGGAACCACCACGGAGGTACCCTCATGTGGTATTTTGGACCCCAGGTTGTTTGGGACTCCGTTCAAATAACGTCAGTCCTTGCCAGCGGCAAATATAGGTTGTCTCAGGAGAGAGAGAACCTCATGATAGAGCTCAAATTATTTCTACAGTTGTTCATGTGCAGTGATCAGCATTGAATCAGGAATAAGCAGACGTCCaaggagaaaagacaaatgaCTGTAAACGAAGAGAAGTGACAAACAGACCTGCAGCGGGTCCAGATAACAGACTTTTTCCAAAGACTTAAAGGGCTATGTTTTATATGGTAAGAGGATGAAAGACAAGATTGAGAACCTTATCACTGACCTGAAAACTATGAAAGAAGAACCAACTGGAcgttctagaactgaaaaatataactgaaacTGAAAATTCAATGGATAGTGTTGGTAGGTTACACACAgctgaaaagagaaaagtaatgAAGGTGGAGTTAGTTCAGAAGAATATAcccaaactgaagcacagagagaagagGGTAGAAGATACCTAATACAGTAAGACAGCCTGACCTTCATGGAATTGGGGTCCTAGAAGTGGAGAGAATAGGCAGAAGCAGTGTCTGAAGAGATAAAGGCttgaagtctttttaaaattgatggAATACGTCAAGCTTCAGGTTCCAGAAGCCTTACAGATTTCAATCAGAATtcataaaaaacaaaccacactTAGGCATATCATAGTAAAACTGCTgcgaacttaaaaaaaaaaaaacttaaaagcagccagactgaaaaaaaaaaatcactttctaaGAAGCAATAATTAAACTGAGAACTGACTTCTCAAACTATAGAAGCCAGAACACAGAAGAATCATATCTTCAAAGTGGGAAAGTAAAATAACTGCTAACCTAgattttatatccagcaaaaaaTTCCTTTAGGAATGAAAGGGAAATTATGACATTTGCAGACAAATGAGATGTGAGAAAATCCATTACTGGTAGACTTTAACCAAAGGAAATACTAATGGATTTTCTTTAGACAAAAATAATATGATTTCTAATGGAAGATCAGAGATGTAGGAAGAATAAAATTCAACAAGAAGAGTGTGTTGGTAAATCTAAATGAAAGTCGACTGTATAACACAAAAATAACAATGCCTTCAGGGATTAAAAACATAtcagaattaaaatatatgaaaactatAGTGTGTAAGTCGGGGTGGAATAAATGGATTTAAGGTATTCTAATATCAAAACCAAAGCATCgtctggggcttccccggtggcgcagtggttgagaatctgcctgctaatgcagaggacacgggttcgagccctggtctgggaagatcccacatgccgcggagcaactaggcccgtgagccgcaattactgagcatgcgcgtctggagcctgtgctccgcaacaagagaggccgcgataatgagaggtccgcgcaccgcgatggagag
The sequence above is a segment of the Eschrichtius robustus isolate mEscRob2 chromosome 14, mEscRob2.pri, whole genome shotgun sequence genome. Coding sequences within it:
- the CLTCL1 gene encoding clathrin heavy chain 2, whose amino-acid sequence is MRMRASISAHARLCWGLRACLPSSLCASLRTFQLRNLGLNPADAGFSILAMGPGRIPCAQDEPAQVVNAGMSDPGACCTASLQTEPPCIQPLEGRRYADSRPAAGPACRIPRRLPCAASAGRARVQHPLRVTNLPKERVTPEAQRTHGRRDAWTSFILLEPSDGSL